From one Musa acuminata AAA Group cultivar baxijiao chromosome BXJ2-6, Cavendish_Baxijiao_AAA, whole genome shotgun sequence genomic stretch:
- the LOC135614438 gene encoding large ribosomal subunit protein uL15x-like, with protein sequence MTTRFKKNRKKRGHVSAGHGRIGKHRKHPGGRGNAGGMHHHRILFDKYHPGYFGKVGMRYFHRLRNKFHCPALNVDRLWSLVPDAVKDAAAKDAAAAPLIDVTQFGYFKVLGKGMLPPGRSVVVKAKLISKIAEKKIKAAGGAVVLTA encoded by the coding sequence ATGACGACCCGCTTCAAGAAGAACCGGAAGAAGAGGGGGCACGTGAGCGCCGGACACGGACGCATCGGGAAGCACCGGAAGCACCCCGGTGGCCGCGGCAACGCCGGAGGCATGCACCACCACCGCATCCTGTTCGACAAGTACCACCCTGGTTACTTCGGCAAGGTCGGTATGCGCTACTTCCACCGCCTACGCAACAAGTTCCACTGCCCCGCCCTCAACGTCGACCGCCTCTGGTCGCTCGTCCCCGACGCCGTCAAGGACGCTGCCGCCAAggacgccgccgccgccccccTCATCGACGTAACCCAGTTCGGATACTTCAAGGTCCTCGGCAAGGGGATGCTGCCCCCGGGCCGCTCCGTCGTCGTGAAGGCCAAGCTCATCTCCAAGATCGCAGAGAAGAAGATAAAGGCCGCAGGCGGCGCCGTCGTGCTCACCGCTTGA
- the LOC135614439 gene encoding uncharacterized protein LOC135614439: protein MASACAVTMAMPGVGRSRPLACSDAFFQPLMLPVRPTPAAAGRWRPSSQRKVRASSAKEKAMSGLAAAALAAALVIPDVAEAAQPGVSPSLKNFLLSIVAGGVVLVVIVGAVVAVANFDPVKRS from the coding sequence ATGGCATCGGCTTGCGCTGTCACCATGGCGATGCCGGGCGTCGGCCGCAGCCGGCCCCTCGCCTGCTCGGATGCGTTCTTCCAGCCGCTCATGCTGCCTGTTCGGCCTACTCCCGCGGCAGCGGGACGATGGCGGCCGAGCAGCCAGCGCAAGGTCCGGGCGTCGTCCGCGAAGGAGAAGGCAATGAGCGGGCTCGCGGCGGCAGCATTGGCAGCGGCGTTGGTGATCCCGGACGTGGCGGAGGCGGCGCAACCGGGAGTTTCGCCGTCGCTCAAGAACTTCCTCCTCAGCATCGTCGCGGGCGGCGTCGTGCTCGTCGTGATCGTCGGGGCCGTCGTCGCCGTCGCCAACTTCGACCCTGTGAAGCGGAGCTGA
- the LOC135614440 gene encoding polyadenylate-binding protein-interacting protein 3-like encodes MNSQQGRPSANGYNHRRVDTVTGSRMDSKMQSRKSAFPSFGSSNGIKAGRVTSPSRDRLTYVLTCLVGHRVEVHVKNGSIISGIFHATNADKDFEIVLKMAQVVNDGSVREQKSVHDTIKTPQPMIIPARELVQVLAKDVSLSSDEFTSGHAREKRKDLMIDSVISHSHHMEMERQLAPWMPDEDDPDCPELDNIFDGTLDRNWDQFETNETLFGVKSTFNEELYTTKLERGPQMKELERAASRIAREIEGEETHDFHLAEERGFYSHDDFGLDEESKYSAVRREANDSGFREKKKSGNEAQASYVETQATSSSVDEEMDLHFLADKDLGLSSVNHNTELMSNSISWSSPSLDVDIRLDANQIKDQVGKECMAIQESQASDDKHLSTESEGLSLSATLSDPSSCNQGNIITEPSDSPVLGKLPAASKPIDPPIRLGGSAEHACADSALSHPCLSPSSSCGSLSSDKSTLNPNAKEFKLNPNAKSFTPLSSMRLHTAVSDGSIYYPSNATAVPHMHGLPIGVGVGPSFGHQPVLYNPQAAPMQSSQAYVHPSGPMYGQQMIVGQPPQFYYVQSYPPEMPQKGRKF; translated from the exons ATGAATTCGCAACAAGGCAGGCCATCtgccaatggatataaccatcgtAGAGTTGATACAGTGACAGGTTCAAGGATGGACAGTAAGATGCAATCAAGAAAGTCAGCCTTCCCTAGTTTTG GCTCATCAAATGGGATCAAGGCAGGAAGGGTTACTAGCCCATCACGGGATCGACTAACATATGTTTTGACATGTCTTGTTGGTCATCGCGTGGAAGTTCATGTGAAAAATGGTTCTATAATCTCGGGGATCTTTCATGCAACAAATGCTGATAAAGATTTTG AAATTGTTTTGAAAATGGCTCAAGTCGTTAATGATGGTTCAGTCAGAGAGCAGAAGTCTGTCCATGATACTATCAAAACACCTCAGCCAATGATCATACCTGCACGAGAACTTGTCCAAGTTCTTGCAAAG GATGTGTCACTAAGTAGTGATGAATTTACCAGTGGGCATGCACGTGAGAAGAGAAAAGACCTCATGATAGATTCTGTTATTTCTCATTCTCATCATATGGAGATGGAGAGACAGCTGGCACCATGGATGCCTGATGAAGATGATCCTGATTGTCCTGAACTGGACAATATATTTGATGGAACATTGGATAG GAACTGGGATCAGTTTGAAACAAATGAGACTTTGTTTGGAGTTAAGAGTACCTTTAATGAGGAACTATATACTACTAAGCTTGAAAGAGGTCCCCAAATGAAAGAGCTTGAAAGAGCAGCTTCAAGAATAGCTAGAGAAATAGAGGGAGAGGAAACCCATGATTTTCATCTAGCTGAg GAAAGAGGCTTTTATTCACATGATGATTTTGGCCTTGACGAGGAGAGCAAATATTCAGCTGTACGTAGGGAAGCCAATGATAGTGgatttagagaaaaaaagaaaagtggTAATGAAGCACAGGCATCATACGTTGAAACTCAAGCTACCAGTTCATCAGTG GATGAGGAGATGGATTTGCACTTTCTTGCTGATAAGGATTTAGGTCTCTCTTCTGTTAATCATAATACTGAGCTAATGTCCAATTCTATTTCATGGAGTTCCCCATCCTTGGATGTTGATATCAG GCTGGATGCAAACCAGATTAAAGATCAAGTTGGCAAGGAGTGTATG GCTATTCAGGAGTCTCAAGCATCAGATG ATAAGCATCTATCAACAGAATCAGAGGGGTTATCTTTAAGTGCCACTTTGTCTGATCCTTCATCTTGCAATCAAGGAAATATAATTACTGAACCTTCAGATTCTCCGGTACTTGGCAAATTACCTGCTGCTTCCAAACCTATTGATCCCCCTATACGACTTGGTGGTTCTGCGGAACATGCATGTGCTGACTCAGCATTAAGTCATCCTTGTTTATCACCGAGCTCTTCTTGTGGATCATTATCTTCAGATAAATCAACACTTAACCCAAATGCTAAG GAATTTAAGCTCAATCCGAATGCTAAGAGTTTTACCCCATTATCTTCTATGAGGCTGCATACAGCAGTATCTGATGGATCAATTTATTACCCCAGTAATGCAACTGCTGTTCCACATATGCATGGTCTGCCTATAGGTGTGGGG GTTGGTCCATCATTTGGCCATCAGCCTGTTCTTTACAATCCTCAGGCTGCACCAATGCAATCATCCCAGGCATATGTCCACCCTAGTGGACCAATG TATGGACAGCAGATGATTGTTGGGCAGCCTCCACAATTTTATTATGTGCAGAGCTATCCACCC GAAATGCCACAGAAAGGCAGAAAATTCTAG
- the LOC103987110 gene encoding E3 ubiquitin-protein ligase BRE1-like 2 isoform X1 → MEEDAPAGLGFGGGDEGSPASAITRQQVDAAVLQYQNQRLVQQLEAQKAEMHTLEGKFKELRERQSSYDKSLMTVNRMWNQLVDDLILLGIRAGGDLHYLQSLDHEDHCKDALVSCPPEETFLCRLIRAGSVVKISGSLSVNFVQEALASRHAATIDLMKYVLETITSRRDKNECLSFALHGKLAPEDAIVQIQKFDESLREVINNMHQSADILLEKHKQFTEEINTYKESLSTTQSEIKRLSGELEESMAELEESRRKLAILQMHKHGASTTHASIANAANGSSSPDKSADRTMGLKDLKDSIEEAKTLAASRLLELQEAQEDFLILSKQLDDLQSQLKDENYVVTSKPYTLLNDQLQHLNAELVRYKGLIESLQVDRNNYLPKENELNLKADSADAIKISVSNYEAKIAELELQIQKFVVEKNDLESKLEEAEQDLGRKDIKDEINVMASALTKEMEMMESQLNRSKLAASEALALRKEADSLRPLLNRRISEHKVLSDKYAEEMVEIKSLKALVDKLEKEKQELQFIMDMHGQECLDTRTIVEIKESEHRAHIQADLLKATLADHSLELRVKAANDAEATCQQRLSTAEAGIPELRAKLDASERDVLELQEAIRIKDAEAEAYISEIETIGQAYEDMQTQNQHLLQLVADRDAYNIKLVSDSVKMKQTHSSLLSEKQAMSKQLQQVNSSLEFLKTKVAHSEEQMKLHVTQAVKASMENRHININLEKTKLELVDAEKELKWLRSTINSFEKEYERNEKKIAELKVELERERNEKKKLEEELAEVKNEVMEMSSESEEVTIQKLQDEIKECKAILKCGVCFDRPKEVVITKCFHLFCYPCIQRNLEIRHRRCPGCGTAFGQNDVREVKI, encoded by the exons ATGGAAGAGGATGCACCGGCCGGCCTCGGtttcggcggcggcgacgagggATCTCCGGCTTCCGCCATCACCAGGCAACAG GTGGATGCTGCAGTCCTGCAATACCAGAATCAAAGGCTTGTTCAGCAGCTGGAGGCCCAAAAAGCTGAAATGCACACACTGGAAGGGAAGTTCAAAGAGTTGAGGGAGAGACAAAGTTCTTATGATAAGTCTTTGATGACTGTTAACAGGATGTGGAATCAG TTAGTTGATGATTTGATCCTGCTTGGCATACGAGCTGGTGGTGACCTGCATTACTTACAATCATTGGACCATGAAGATCACTGCAAAG ATGCCCTTGTATCATGTCCCCCGGAAGAAACATTTCTCTGCAGGCTTATAAGAGCAGGATCTGTGGTAAAAATAAGTGGAAGTTTATCTGTGAATTTTGTTCAAGAAGCACTTGCTTCACGCCATGCAGCCACCATTGATCTGATGAAATATGTTCTGGAGACAATCACTTCTCGACGAGATAAAAATGAATGCCTATCTTTTGCTTTACATGGGAAACTAGCTCCAGAAG ATGCTATTGTTCAAatccagaagtttgatgaatcTTTGAGAGAGGTCATTAACAACATGCATCAATCTGCCGATATTCTCTTGGAGAAGCACAAACAATTTACAGAAGAAATAAACACTTACAAAGAAAGCCTTTCAACAACACAATCTGAGATAAAACGCCTTTCAG GTGAATTAGAGGAGAGTATGGCAGAACTCGAGGAAAGTCGACGCAAGTTGGCAATTTTACAGATGCATAAGCATGGAGCATCTACGACACATGCTTCAATTGCAAATGCTGCAAATGGAAGCAGTTCACCAGATAAATCTGCAGATAGAACCATGGGATTGAAGGATCTGAAAGACTCAATTGAGGAGGCTAAG ACATTGGCAGCTAGCCGTCTTTTGGAACTTCAGGAAGCCCAGGAAGATTTCTTGATTCTCTCAAAGCAATTGGATGATCTTCAA AGCCAACTGAAGGATGAAAATTATGTTGTCACATCAAAACCCTACACTTTACTAAATGATCAACTCCAGCATCTGAATGCAGAACTTGTACGGTACAAGGGTCTGATTGAATCCTTGCAG GTTGACAGGAACAACTATCTTCCAAAGGAGAATGAATTAAATCTTAAAGCAGACTCAGCTGATGCTATTAAGATTTCTGTTAGCAATTATGAGGCAAAGATTGCAGAACTTGAGCTTCAGATTCAAAAGTTTGTTGTTGAAAAAAATGATCTTGAAAGTAAACTTGAAGAAGCTGAACAGGATTTAG GTAGAAAAGACATCAAGGACGAAATTAATGTCATGGCATCAGCATTAACTAAAGAAATGGAGATGATGGAAAGCCAATTAAATAGGTCAAAATTGGCAGCTTCCGAAGCACTTGCACTACGTAAAGAAGCTGATTCTTTGAGACCTCTGTTAAATAGAAGG ATTAGTGAACACAAAGTCCTATCTGATAAATATGCGGAAGAAATGGTTGAGATTAAATCCCTCAAAGCACTG GTTGATAAACTGGAAAAGGAAAAGCAGGAGTTGCAATTTATCATGGATATGCATGGACAGGAATGTCTCGATACCAG AACAATTGTTGAAATCAAGGAATCAGAACACAGAGCTCATATACAAGCTGATCTGTTGAAAGCTACTTTAGCAGATCACAGCCTTGAGTTACGAGTGAAAGCAGCAAATGATGCTGAGGCAACTTGCCAGCAAAGACTTTCTACTGCTGAAGCTGGAATTCCAGAATTAAGGGCCAAGTTAGATGCTTCTGAGAG AGATGTCTTAGAGCTTCAAGAGGCCATAAGAATAAAAGATGCAGAAGCAGAGGCTTATATTTCTGAAATAGAG ACAATTGGTCAAGCATACGAAGATATGCAGACACAGAACCAACATTTGCTTCAACTGGTTGCTGATAGAGATGCCTACAATATCAAG CTAGTTTCTGATAGTGTGAAGATGAAGCAAACTCATAGCTCTCTTCTTTCTGAAAAGCAAGCCATGTCGAAGCAGCTCCAGCAAGTGAACAGCTCATTAGAGTTCTTAAAGACAAAAGTTGCTCATAGTGAAGAACag ATGAAGTTACATGTTACACAAGCTGTTAAAGCTTCCATGGAAAATAGGCACATTAACATCAACCTGGAGAAAACTAAGCTGGAGTTGGTTGATGCCGAGAAAGAGTTGAAGTGGCTCAGATCAACCATTAATTCATTTGAGAAAGAATACGAACGGAATGAGAAAAAGATTGCTGAGTTgaaagtggaactagagagagaaag AAATGAGAAGAAAAAGCTAGAGGAAGAACTTGCTGAGGTAAAAAATGAAGTCATGGAAATGAGTTCTGAGAGTGAAGAAGTTACGATCCAGAAACTTCAAGATGAGATCAAGGAGTGCAAGGCAATTCTCAAATGTGGTGTATGTTTTGACAGACCAAAGGAG gtTGTGATCACCAAGTGCTTCCATCTATTTTGCTATCCGTGCATCCAGAGGAATCTGGAGATCCGTCATCGCAGGTGCCCTGGATGTGGCACTGCATTTGGACAAAATGATGTTCGCGAGGTGAAGATATGA
- the LOC103987110 gene encoding E3 ubiquitin-protein ligase BRE1-like 2 isoform X3 translates to MKYVLETITSRRDKNECLSFALHGKLAPEDAIVQIQKFDESLREVINNMHQSADILLEKHKQFTEEINTYKESLSTTQSEIKRLSGELEESMAELEESRRKLAILQMHKHGASTTHASIANAANGSSSPDKSADRTMGLKDLKDSIEEAKTLAASRLLELQEAQEDFLILSKQLDDLQSQLKDENYVVTSKPYTLLNDQLQHLNAELVRYKGLIESLQVDRNNYLPKENELNLKADSADAIKISVSNYEAKIAELELQIQKFVVEKNDLESKLEEAEQDLGRKDIKDEINVMASALTKEMEMMESQLNRSKLAASEALALRKEADSLRPLLNRRISEHKVLSDKYAEEMVEIKSLKALVDKLEKEKQELQFIMDMHGQECLDTRTIVEIKESEHRAHIQADLLKATLADHSLELRVKAANDAEATCQQRLSTAEAGIPELRAKLDASERDVLELQEAIRIKDAEAEAYISEIETIGQAYEDMQTQNQHLLQLVADRDAYNIKLVSDSVKMKQTHSSLLSEKQAMSKQLQQVNSSLEFLKTKVAHSEEQMKLHVTQAVKASMENRHININLEKTKLELVDAEKELKWLRSTINSFEKEYERNEKKIAELKVELERERNEKKKLEEELAEVKNEVMEMSSESEEVTIQKLQDEIKECKAILKCGVCFDRPKEVVITKCFHLFCYPCIQRNLEIRHRRCPGCGTAFGQNDVREVKI, encoded by the exons ATGAAATATGTTCTGGAGACAATCACTTCTCGACGAGATAAAAATGAATGCCTATCTTTTGCTTTACATGGGAAACTAGCTCCAGAAG ATGCTATTGTTCAAatccagaagtttgatgaatcTTTGAGAGAGGTCATTAACAACATGCATCAATCTGCCGATATTCTCTTGGAGAAGCACAAACAATTTACAGAAGAAATAAACACTTACAAAGAAAGCCTTTCAACAACACAATCTGAGATAAAACGCCTTTCAG GTGAATTAGAGGAGAGTATGGCAGAACTCGAGGAAAGTCGACGCAAGTTGGCAATTTTACAGATGCATAAGCATGGAGCATCTACGACACATGCTTCAATTGCAAATGCTGCAAATGGAAGCAGTTCACCAGATAAATCTGCAGATAGAACCATGGGATTGAAGGATCTGAAAGACTCAATTGAGGAGGCTAAG ACATTGGCAGCTAGCCGTCTTTTGGAACTTCAGGAAGCCCAGGAAGATTTCTTGATTCTCTCAAAGCAATTGGATGATCTTCAA AGCCAACTGAAGGATGAAAATTATGTTGTCACATCAAAACCCTACACTTTACTAAATGATCAACTCCAGCATCTGAATGCAGAACTTGTACGGTACAAGGGTCTGATTGAATCCTTGCAG GTTGACAGGAACAACTATCTTCCAAAGGAGAATGAATTAAATCTTAAAGCAGACTCAGCTGATGCTATTAAGATTTCTGTTAGCAATTATGAGGCAAAGATTGCAGAACTTGAGCTTCAGATTCAAAAGTTTGTTGTTGAAAAAAATGATCTTGAAAGTAAACTTGAAGAAGCTGAACAGGATTTAG GTAGAAAAGACATCAAGGACGAAATTAATGTCATGGCATCAGCATTAACTAAAGAAATGGAGATGATGGAAAGCCAATTAAATAGGTCAAAATTGGCAGCTTCCGAAGCACTTGCACTACGTAAAGAAGCTGATTCTTTGAGACCTCTGTTAAATAGAAGG ATTAGTGAACACAAAGTCCTATCTGATAAATATGCGGAAGAAATGGTTGAGATTAAATCCCTCAAAGCACTG GTTGATAAACTGGAAAAGGAAAAGCAGGAGTTGCAATTTATCATGGATATGCATGGACAGGAATGTCTCGATACCAG AACAATTGTTGAAATCAAGGAATCAGAACACAGAGCTCATATACAAGCTGATCTGTTGAAAGCTACTTTAGCAGATCACAGCCTTGAGTTACGAGTGAAAGCAGCAAATGATGCTGAGGCAACTTGCCAGCAAAGACTTTCTACTGCTGAAGCTGGAATTCCAGAATTAAGGGCCAAGTTAGATGCTTCTGAGAG AGATGTCTTAGAGCTTCAAGAGGCCATAAGAATAAAAGATGCAGAAGCAGAGGCTTATATTTCTGAAATAGAG ACAATTGGTCAAGCATACGAAGATATGCAGACACAGAACCAACATTTGCTTCAACTGGTTGCTGATAGAGATGCCTACAATATCAAG CTAGTTTCTGATAGTGTGAAGATGAAGCAAACTCATAGCTCTCTTCTTTCTGAAAAGCAAGCCATGTCGAAGCAGCTCCAGCAAGTGAACAGCTCATTAGAGTTCTTAAAGACAAAAGTTGCTCATAGTGAAGAACag ATGAAGTTACATGTTACACAAGCTGTTAAAGCTTCCATGGAAAATAGGCACATTAACATCAACCTGGAGAAAACTAAGCTGGAGTTGGTTGATGCCGAGAAAGAGTTGAAGTGGCTCAGATCAACCATTAATTCATTTGAGAAAGAATACGAACGGAATGAGAAAAAGATTGCTGAGTTgaaagtggaactagagagagaaag AAATGAGAAGAAAAAGCTAGAGGAAGAACTTGCTGAGGTAAAAAATGAAGTCATGGAAATGAGTTCTGAGAGTGAAGAAGTTACGATCCAGAAACTTCAAGATGAGATCAAGGAGTGCAAGGCAATTCTCAAATGTGGTGTATGTTTTGACAGACCAAAGGAG gtTGTGATCACCAAGTGCTTCCATCTATTTTGCTATCCGTGCATCCAGAGGAATCTGGAGATCCGTCATCGCAGGTGCCCTGGATGTGGCACTGCATTTGGACAAAATGATGTTCGCGAGGTGAAGATATGA
- the LOC103987110 gene encoding E3 ubiquitin-protein ligase BRE1-like 2 isoform X2, which produces MEEDAPAGLGFGGGDEGSPASAITRQQVDAAVLQYQNQRLVQQLEAQKAEMHTLEGKFKELRERQSSYDKSLMTVNRMWNQLVDDLILLGIRAGGDLHYLQSLDHEDHCKDALVSCPPEETFLCRLIRAGSVVKISGSLSVNFVQEALASRHAATIDLMKYVLETITSRRDKNECLSFALHGKLAPEDAIVQIQKFDESLREVINNMHQSADILLEKHKQFTEEINTYKESLSTTQSEIKRLSGELEESMAELEESRRKLAILQMHKHGASTTHASIANAANGSSSPDKSADRTMGLKDLKDSIEEAKTLAASRLLELQEAQEDFLILSKQLDDLQSQLKDENYVVTSKPYTLLNDQLQHLNAELVRYKGLIESLQVDRNNYLPKENELNLKADSADAIKISVSNYEAKIAELELQIQKFVVEKNDLESKLEEAEQDLGRKDIKDEINVMASALTKEMEMMESQLNRSKLAASEALALRKEADSLRPLLNRRISEHKVLSDKYAEEMVEIKSLKALVDKLEKEKQELQFIMDMHGQECLDTRTIVEIKESEHRAHIQADLLKATLADHSLELRVKAANDAEATCQQRLSTAEAGIPELRAKLDASERDVLELQEAIRIKDAEAEAYISEIETIGQAYEDMQTQNQHLLQLVADRDAYNIKLVSDSVKMKQTHSSLLSEKQAMSKQLQQVNSSLEFLKTKVAHSEEQVVNRVNHTDEVTCYTSC; this is translated from the exons ATGGAAGAGGATGCACCGGCCGGCCTCGGtttcggcggcggcgacgagggATCTCCGGCTTCCGCCATCACCAGGCAACAG GTGGATGCTGCAGTCCTGCAATACCAGAATCAAAGGCTTGTTCAGCAGCTGGAGGCCCAAAAAGCTGAAATGCACACACTGGAAGGGAAGTTCAAAGAGTTGAGGGAGAGACAAAGTTCTTATGATAAGTCTTTGATGACTGTTAACAGGATGTGGAATCAG TTAGTTGATGATTTGATCCTGCTTGGCATACGAGCTGGTGGTGACCTGCATTACTTACAATCATTGGACCATGAAGATCACTGCAAAG ATGCCCTTGTATCATGTCCCCCGGAAGAAACATTTCTCTGCAGGCTTATAAGAGCAGGATCTGTGGTAAAAATAAGTGGAAGTTTATCTGTGAATTTTGTTCAAGAAGCACTTGCTTCACGCCATGCAGCCACCATTGATCTGATGAAATATGTTCTGGAGACAATCACTTCTCGACGAGATAAAAATGAATGCCTATCTTTTGCTTTACATGGGAAACTAGCTCCAGAAG ATGCTATTGTTCAAatccagaagtttgatgaatcTTTGAGAGAGGTCATTAACAACATGCATCAATCTGCCGATATTCTCTTGGAGAAGCACAAACAATTTACAGAAGAAATAAACACTTACAAAGAAAGCCTTTCAACAACACAATCTGAGATAAAACGCCTTTCAG GTGAATTAGAGGAGAGTATGGCAGAACTCGAGGAAAGTCGACGCAAGTTGGCAATTTTACAGATGCATAAGCATGGAGCATCTACGACACATGCTTCAATTGCAAATGCTGCAAATGGAAGCAGTTCACCAGATAAATCTGCAGATAGAACCATGGGATTGAAGGATCTGAAAGACTCAATTGAGGAGGCTAAG ACATTGGCAGCTAGCCGTCTTTTGGAACTTCAGGAAGCCCAGGAAGATTTCTTGATTCTCTCAAAGCAATTGGATGATCTTCAA AGCCAACTGAAGGATGAAAATTATGTTGTCACATCAAAACCCTACACTTTACTAAATGATCAACTCCAGCATCTGAATGCAGAACTTGTACGGTACAAGGGTCTGATTGAATCCTTGCAG GTTGACAGGAACAACTATCTTCCAAAGGAGAATGAATTAAATCTTAAAGCAGACTCAGCTGATGCTATTAAGATTTCTGTTAGCAATTATGAGGCAAAGATTGCAGAACTTGAGCTTCAGATTCAAAAGTTTGTTGTTGAAAAAAATGATCTTGAAAGTAAACTTGAAGAAGCTGAACAGGATTTAG GTAGAAAAGACATCAAGGACGAAATTAATGTCATGGCATCAGCATTAACTAAAGAAATGGAGATGATGGAAAGCCAATTAAATAGGTCAAAATTGGCAGCTTCCGAAGCACTTGCACTACGTAAAGAAGCTGATTCTTTGAGACCTCTGTTAAATAGAAGG ATTAGTGAACACAAAGTCCTATCTGATAAATATGCGGAAGAAATGGTTGAGATTAAATCCCTCAAAGCACTG GTTGATAAACTGGAAAAGGAAAAGCAGGAGTTGCAATTTATCATGGATATGCATGGACAGGAATGTCTCGATACCAG AACAATTGTTGAAATCAAGGAATCAGAACACAGAGCTCATATACAAGCTGATCTGTTGAAAGCTACTTTAGCAGATCACAGCCTTGAGTTACGAGTGAAAGCAGCAAATGATGCTGAGGCAACTTGCCAGCAAAGACTTTCTACTGCTGAAGCTGGAATTCCAGAATTAAGGGCCAAGTTAGATGCTTCTGAGAG AGATGTCTTAGAGCTTCAAGAGGCCATAAGAATAAAAGATGCAGAAGCAGAGGCTTATATTTCTGAAATAGAG ACAATTGGTCAAGCATACGAAGATATGCAGACACAGAACCAACATTTGCTTCAACTGGTTGCTGATAGAGATGCCTACAATATCAAG CTAGTTTCTGATAGTGTGAAGATGAAGCAAACTCATAGCTCTCTTCTTTCTGAAAAGCAAGCCATGTCGAAGCAGCTCCAGCAAGTGAACAGCTCATTAGAGTTCTTAAAGACAAAAGTTGCTCATAGTGAAGAACag GTTGTTAACCGAGTGAATCATACAGATGAAGTTACATGTTACACAAGCTGTTAA